DNA from uncultured Campylobacter sp.:
TCTCATACGGCACGCCTAGATGTTCGGCGGCCTTTTTGGTCACGTAGTGGTGTGAGGTGCCATGAAAGCCGTATCTGCGGATATGTAGCCTTTTGCAAAGATCAAATGGCAGGGCATAGCGGTAGGCGTACTCGGGGATAGTTTGATGAAATACGGTATCAAAAACAACGACGTGAGGTACCTTTTTACCACTCTCATGCATAGCATTTTTTATGCCGGCTAGGTGGCCCGGGTTGTGAAGCGGCGCTAGAACGGAGTTTTGCTCGATTTTGGCGATGACGTCAGGGGTAACTAGAGCCGAGTCGCTAAAGCTCTCGCCGCCGTGCACGATGCGGTGCCCGATGCCGTCTAGTTCGCTAAAATCATGCAGGATATCTGAGCTAACAAACAGCCGCCTCATCGCCTCAAGCCCCTCGTGGTGGTCTTTTAGCAGCGCGCGCTCCTCGTAAATTTTATCCGCGCTAACGTCTTTTAGCTTGGCGTAGGAGCTTGCTTCGCCGATCTTTTCGACTAGCCCGCTAGCGATGACGCGGTTATCCGCCATATCGAAAAGCTGAAATTTAACCGACGAGCTACCCGAGTTTAAAACCAAAATTTTCACTATTTTTCTCCTTCGTTTGCGGCTTGTATCGCGCTGATTAGGACCGTATTTACGACGTCTCCCACGCCGCATCCGCGACTTAGGTCGTTTACCGGTTTTTTTAGACCTTGCAGTACCGGTCCGAC
Protein-coding regions in this window:
- a CDS encoding acetate kinase codes for the protein MKILVLNSGSSSVKFQLFDMADNRVIASGLVEKIGEASSYAKLKDVSADKIYEERALLKDHHEGLEAMRRLFVSSDILHDFSELDGIGHRIVHGGESFSDSALVTPDVIAKIEQNSVLAPLHNPGHLAGIKNAMHESGKKVPHVVVFDTVFHQTIPEYAYRYALPFDLCKRLHIRRYGFHGTSHHYVTKKAAEHLGVPYEKFNAISLHLGNGASACAVQGGKSVDTSMGLSPLEGLIMGTRSGDMDPAVLTYLLNLGELTAEGIDAFLNKKSGLLGICGSNDMREVVVKMQGGDERAHLAFEMFCYRIKKYIGAYYAVLGRVDAVVFTGGIGENAPYSREKICNDLTHMGIRIDHELNFATSGGIRELSAPDAAVKTLVVPTNEELEIALETKRVIENL